The proteins below are encoded in one region of Streptomyces sp. Tu 3180:
- the casB gene encoding type I-E CRISPR-associated protein Cse2/CasB, producing the protein MTTASATSPSAPPVAVPIHQRVAELAATLIGSWQEGYLKDRSAAVAALARLRRGAGREAGETPDLWSLIDTDPLHTPAEGTRPLSEQELVRAENALHAALTLWAFHQQSRSTPMHRRPGGLGAAVRRLMPADGVDEPVRKRLVRAGTAPDLVTLTQRLRDIVALLRRDDIPLDYGLLAGQLYLWQWPDGPAAVRRRWGRSFHEQRRTRPAAGENTTPGTDENSTSDTDTDDKDAS; encoded by the coding sequence CGCCCGTCGCGGTCCCGATTCACCAGCGGGTCGCGGAGCTCGCCGCGACACTCATCGGCTCCTGGCAGGAGGGGTACCTCAAGGACAGGTCCGCGGCGGTTGCCGCTCTCGCCCGCCTGCGCCGCGGTGCGGGCCGTGAGGCGGGTGAGACGCCCGACCTGTGGAGCCTGATCGACACCGATCCGCTGCACACCCCGGCCGAGGGGACGCGGCCGTTGAGCGAGCAGGAGCTGGTGCGTGCCGAGAACGCGCTGCACGCGGCCCTCACCCTGTGGGCGTTCCACCAGCAGTCTCGCTCCACTCCTATGCACCGTCGGCCGGGCGGCCTGGGCGCGGCGGTGAGGCGCCTGATGCCGGCCGACGGCGTCGACGAACCCGTCCGCAAGCGCCTGGTCCGCGCGGGCACCGCCCCCGACCTCGTCACCCTCACTCAGCGGCTGCGCGACATCGTCGCCCTGCTGCGCCGCGACGACATCCCGCTCGACTACGGCCTCCTGGCCGGCCAGCTCTACCTCTGGCAGTGGCCCGACGGGCCCGCCGCCGTCCGCCGCCGGTGGGGCCGCTCCTTCCACGAGCAGCGGCGGACCCGGCCGGCCGCTGGCGAGAACACCACCCCGGGCACCGACGAGAACAGCACCTCGGACACCGACACGGACGACAAGGACGCCTCGTGA